In the Pectinophora gossypiella unplaced genomic scaffold, ilPecGoss1.1 Pgos_34, whole genome shotgun sequence genome, TTACGTCGACTGTATATTTCACTGGTAAGAAGTCGCCTTGACTATGGAAGCTTTTTGTATGGAAACTCGGCAGAAACACATCTGAATAAACTAACTTTAGTCCAAAACAGAGCATTGAGAGTTAGTGGCAGTTTTATCCGTAGTACACCCATCCATGTAATGGAGAGCGAGCTATCTATTCCACCCGTGTTTGTCCGATTGTTTTGGCTTGGATGTCGCTAATGGTTGAGAAATGCGTCTTACTCCAATGGTAACATTATTGATCAAGTTGAAAAGCTATCAGTATGATGTTAGACGGAATTGGAATGAAAAAAATATGCCTTTACTCATAAAGGTTAATGATAAACTTAAGGACAAGGAATTGTTTAAGAGCGAGCGGCTGGAGATGTATCTTATGGATGTATGGGTGTCGTATATTGACATAAAATCATGCGTAAACCTAGAAATCCGGGGTTTATCTTCAGCCAAACGCAACTACAATAATCTGCAATTAAAGTCTATCACTTTGCAAGAGTTAGATGCTAAATATCACGACCACTACAAACTCTATACAGATGGTTCTAAGGGCAGTAGGGGAGTTGGAGCTGCACTTTACGATCCTCAAATGAATATGTCAGTTTCGCTTAAACTAAATGGAAGTAACATCTCGATCATGCGAGCTGAATTGGTTGCTATCCATGAGGCCCTCGCTTATGCGCAAGAGAGGTCCATAACAAGAGTGGTTGTTTTGACTGACTTCAAAAGTGCCCTACAACATATTTCTCAGTGCGCCTCGAGCTGCCGAGGTGCACAGGTAGCATATGACAACCTTAGGATTGTCCATGACGTCCAGAAAGTTGGCTCATCCATTGCATTACAATGGGTACCATCTCATATAGGGTTGAAAGGCAACGAAATGGCAGATCGACTTGCCAATGATGGAGTTTGTAGTGGTCGGGATGTACTATGTAAACCATACGCCTCTGAACTGTTTCGAGATATCAGAACTATTTGTTACCAAAAATGGCAAGATTACTTTATAGAGCGCTCAGCAGACAAAGGCATATGGTATAGatctatacatcatcatcatcaatttaagagccacgctcttgtcggtgcagcatttctgtaaaatactctccatgctacttttttagggaaaaatagggcagtggtggtGGTTGGTGGTAGTGGTAGGGTGGTAGGGTGGTGGGGGTGGTGGTAGATCTATACAAAACCTGCCAAATATCAAACCTTGGTTTGATGGTGCTGGTCTGTCGAGGGGCACTTTAATTTCGGCATTTAGAGTTCGTTCTAGTCACATGCCACttaataaattttactttttaatgagGAAGAAGGACTCGCCCATTTATTTGTACACGCTGTGGGACTGTCGAGGACCTTATGCATTTCTTGGTGGAGTGTGACCGGAACAAACAGATTAGAAGGAAATTATTCCACCAAAATCTACATGGAGCAGAGATTGGGTGCCTCTTGGCAGATCCAGTGTCCGTAGCGGCAAGGcttgtatataaatactgtactgtgtctcttaggaataacaatccctgaacagcatggtgtagtgctgtaatggtgttcttttgtaaatttatgatttgatcatcattaaacgctctaaactatgaggctggcataaccaccaagagtggctcaagcctcgaaaaaattatattaaaaaaaaacatggaaaAAGAATTAAAACTTGCAACGAGACTGCTGAGACCGATTCTGCGGTACCATTCAAAATAAAGTACAAAAAATGCGAAATATTGCAACAGACAATGAAAAAGCCATACAATCAGTTCTTAAACCCATCGCAGTTCCATTAAATGATATAATGGAatctaataaaaagaaaaactaaaatgaAAGTTTGCTTAGTGATGACTCTGATCATGATAGTGAATCATATTTAGATATCTCAGTTAAGAGACAAAGTATCAACCATaatttgtataatataaatattgaaaCAAAAATGGAAAACGATACGGATGGCGATGTTATCGATGTTAACAATAGCGATGGTgaagataataatattgatgatgatgatgatggtgaatcGCTCACTGAAGGTGCTTAGTTTGATGACTCATTTAAAAGAGTAAGTTCAGAGACAGAGCCAAATACTCCCAGCTGGTACTTATCCTCTGAAGCTTTGCGTGGTATTCCATATGGAGTTAAGCATGAACGTGGTAAACTCAAGATGGGTACAGCAAATGTCACtatatgtaacatttttttaacaatatgtGGACAAAGATACAAAAGAACGCCTGGATTATCAGAGTTGCTATTCAAAAATAAACCCGAAATAAATCTGATTACAAATTATGATACcacaaactataaaaaaatgttgttagATACAAATGCTCATAGACAAGGATTCAATGTGAAAAAACCGATTAAAAGCAATAAAGGATTCAAATATATGCATGTCGTAGCAGTGGTCATCAGAatgggtgggcgttagaagacaataatggccatcATTAGTATCATCATCAGTATTAGTATGGTCATCATTagtgtgggttgatgaggttggtactccgccgcacaacccacacgatagaagaagattagtatcacaatcattttatttacttccacatagtttttgtatcacgattagataaagtcacagcataaggttcacactcacggcaacgtcacggtattggTAACGGTTACATAGTCTCTCGTAATCTAGCGCgcctaaggacgttagcgcgaaggggccctccaccacctaTGGTTCCtccattcggaccgaatcatcaggacatgtgaacgtacttgctaggtgctcttttccgatcacactttcttgacgtccttacaagttataggtgagcgactatagcactccacgttccgatcgtaattattcgacacgtccgttcacgacgaaggttcgcggtagactgcccgactagaacggcagtgcacgtccgctcgacacgaacgactctgtagtgactcctcgacttcaccccgctctgccgtacgccacctttcgtcggagcgttgcaacttcatgactaGGGTTTGCAGTACCGGAACTGAACTGGATTTTCGAATTCCCGGTACTGGAGCCTATCCAGTACCGGGAATTACCGAGAAGTCTCGAAACTTcagtacctactgaaaaaaaaaaaattcgtaattattttatgaGTATGACGAAATTAAACACCAAaacgctttttaaaatatttaatcaactTACTACTAAATATAGTTACTAGTAAATACTGAATATACTTAGCTTTAAATTTGGTAATTGAGATCACGCACACATTACTTTTCACAATCAATCTTTAAATTTACAATCAGTACAGTAATTTCTAACAATAATCAACAAAGTttcataacaaataaaataataatataatcctaCATGTCTATTGTGCCATTTGTCATGCCATGCACAATCACTTTAATTAAATTTCttaattacccacgacggaacggagcaggtatatgcgtttagggtgagagatgtttgtgtgtgcgtttgtgcaaagaaatgttattaattatcttctaaactaataatccgattttgatgcggttttcaataacgggtttgtgtttgatgagttcatgttattagacaagtgtcatgtctgtaactcactagggggcgccacaatattagtgtttagaataaatattatccgaaacgcctcttcaatttataatagcaatttatttgcaatagtttttattagttaattgtttttgacaggcgttttttttttcggttccattgattacacgtaattacgtcgaacacggtgctgtttcattgctacctaaatcccttaaaaatcagtaaaaaggcattgatatgcctttttgcctgatggcatattcatggtccttcgagccagatttcagagaagatcccagatcacaatcaataaattgtagataaattaatacgaagtgattggcgaagattaaagagaagattaaagaaaaatcaagatcgactataagtggcacgtggattgtgtggtcaagtgaatcaaattcatccaattaatcctcatttaattcataaagttgaacccatcactcaataatcaggtagtattaagtaaacagcctccgtggtctagtggttagagcgttaggcttgtAAGGTAGTTGTATAAAGAATGCATGAGAGGTACCCTCGATAATAAAGTCAGTAATCAACCAACTCCGTGTTtgatttacacacatacatggCGCAGCCggaaaattaacataaaatacgaacataataaaataattacaataaatagtGTTGTGTCACAATGGATAGTGTGTTATCACCGCCGAAAGCATTTTATTTTGACGAAAATGCGTTGGATTTATCGACAGGTGCATTGAGTGAATGTTGGTCCAAATGGAAACGAAGCTACGATATTTACGTCAAagcgtgtgaaataaataaaaaaccagCGGAAATACAACTGAATATACTATTACATATAGTAGGAGGACAGTGTTGTGAAATATTAGATCAGTTTCCTAAATGTACAACGCCTGAACAAGTGATAACAAGATTGGATGAATATtttcaaagaaagaaaaatgttacGGTAGAACGACATAGATTTTTTAAACGGCAGCAGAAAGAAAACGAAACTATTGAACAATACGTGTTTGAGTTGAGAAAATTATCATTAACGTGTGAATTTGGTGCATTACGGGAAGAATTAATTAAAGACAGGTTGGTCTGTGGAGTTACGGATGCGGCGATTTGTGAAAGATTGCTGAGAGAAGACAATTTAAATTTGAGAAAAGCATTAGAAATTTGTCAAGCAGCAATTGTATCGAGGGCTTATTCAGAGAGTATTAAGATGGACTACAAGTCGGAAgtgaataatataaatagtgAGCAGAATTATGATGAAGAAAAAGATCAAATCTTTATGATTCGCCGGGGCGCGATGATTACAAGAGGACGACGTAGCTCGtggcgcggggggcgcggcAGAGGAGCTGCCGCCGGGCGCGGAGAGCGCGCGCAGCCTGCAGCCGCCGCTGTTGCCGGCCCGTCGCATGCGCCACCATACCACACTGCGCGCTGGCCGGGGCCACGCGCGCCCTCCACGCGCGCTCGCCACACCGCATACGTGACGCAGTGTGGCCATTGTGGAGGTGTACACAGAAAACACGAATGCCCAGCGTATGGAAAAACATGTATGAGATGTAGCAAAATGAATCATTTCGCCA is a window encoding:
- the LOC126381071 gene encoding uncharacterized protein LOC126381071; translation: MDSVLSPPKAFYFDENALDLSTGALSECWSKWKRSYDIYVKACEINKKPAEIQLNILLHIVGGQCCEILDQFPKCTTPEQVITRLDEYFQRKKNVTVERHRFFKRQQKENETIEQYVFELRKLSLTCEFGALREELIKDRLVCGVTDAAICERLLREDNLNLRKALEICQAAIVSRAYSESIKMDYKSEVNNINSEQNYDEEKDQIFMIRRGAMITRGRRSSWRGGRGRGAAAGRGERAQPAAAAVAGPSHAPPYHTARWPGPRAPSTRARHTAYVTQCGHCGGVHRKHECPAYGKTCMRCSKMNHFARVCGVYQIEESEEQGIGCLPGKHTIHLKDNAVPVVHAPRKMPFAIKDDVKKTLDKLEAQEIIKKVHSGLAHLMQHQAFGMSD